The Lycium ferocissimum isolate CSIRO_LF1 chromosome 1, AGI_CSIRO_Lferr_CH_V1, whole genome shotgun sequence genome includes a region encoding these proteins:
- the LOC132061174 gene encoding F-box/FBD/LRR-repeat protein At2g26030-like — protein sequence MADILPECLVQRILCYLSFKEAANMSILSKTWLQAWLTLPHLEFTFDYLKGKMKKVDNIMERYRDEKIPIEKFELSYSSVIPLINKWIDIALQNGVKDLVFEAYSYTSYPLPLFKILAARSLRELVLRGCNLKHVSLSSGVASCNSLSKLSLSSVSLNENMLQTLLNSCPLIVSFILKYCSGFEKIELLNLQKIKSVSIRPFINQRVKIHAPTIVHLSYCCYSLEKLDVVECQNLKSLDISDVMICNGFLQNLISRSPNLVSLEYKGHHAPEVKITKESSQLKHSKIALQCYNNLNAAWFCKLRRFLSNLTSWCQVSLDFSGRNEINMKDWQLQHGVATPQVDVLNVKISWLNRECPMFVDALLWSCHPRRLNLHSTSEMLTWFINDRLMYLKNLSHSPPHESEPWHSQLKEVKAFDGKNEPLQLRSGKLAIRTLTDWEEVYFLLEW from the coding sequence ATGGCTGACATATTGCCTGAATGCCTCGTTCAAAGGATACTTTGTTATCTTAGTTTTAAAGAAGCAGCCAATATGAGCATTCTATCCAAAACATGGCTACAAGCATGGTTGACTCTTCCTCACTTGGAATTCACCTTTGATTATCTCAAAGGCAAAATGAAAAAAGTCGATAATATCATGGAGAGATATAGGGACGAAAAAATCCCTATAGAAAAGTTTGAATTATCATACTCTAGCGTTATCCCTCTCATTAATAAGTGGATTGACATTGCACTTCAGAATGGTGTAAAAGATCTGGTCTTTGAAGCTTATAgctatacatcataccccttgCCTTTGTTCAAAATCTTGGCAGCAAGATCTTTAAGAGAATTGGTTCTGCGTGGTTGTAATTTGAAGCATGTTTCATTATCTAGTGGTGTGGCAAGCTGCAATTCATTGAGCAAGCTTTCTCTATCTTCTGTAAGTTTAAACGAAAACATGCTTCAGACTCTACTTAACAGTTGTCCCTTGATTGTCAGTTTCATCCTTAAGTATTGTTCTGGGTTCGAAAAGATTGAGTTATTGAATCTTCAAAAAATCAAGTCAGTTTCCATTAGGCCATTTATAAACCAGCGTGTTAAAATCCACGCACCAACTATTGTACATTTGTcttattgttgttattcattgGAAAAATTGGATGTTGTTGAATGTCAAAATCTAAAATCTTTAGATATATCAGATGTGATGATATGTAATGGATTTCTCCAGAACCTTATTTCTAGATCTCCAAATTTGGTATCACTAGAGTACAAAGGACATCACGCTCCTGAGGTCAAAATTACAAAAGAGTCTAGCCAATTGAAGCACTCAAAAATTGCTCTTCAATGCTACAACAATTTAAATGCTGCATGGTTTTGTAAGTTGAGGAGATTTCTCTCAAACTTGACATCTTGGTGTCAagtttctcttgatttttccgGACGCAATGAGATCAACATGAAAGATTGGCAACTGCAGCACGGAGTTGCTACCCCCCAAGTGGACgttttaaatgtaaaaatttCATGGCTGAATAGGGAGTGCCCAatgtttgtggatgctttgcTATGGAGTTGTCATCCTAGAAGACTCAACCTACATTCAACAAGTGAAATGTTAACATGGTTCATTAATGATCGATTGATGTATCTGAAGAATTTGAGTCACTCTCCTCCTCACGAAAGCGAGCCTTGGCATAGTCAATTAAAAGAAGTAAAAGCTTTTGATGGAAAAAATGAGCCGCTGCAACTCAGAAGTGGGAAGCTGGCAATAAGGACCCTTACAGATTGGGAGgaagtttattttttattagaaTGGTGA